A window from Chrysemys picta bellii isolate R12L10 chromosome 20, ASM1138683v2, whole genome shotgun sequence encodes these proteins:
- the LOC101936860 gene encoding phospholipase A2 inhibitor and Ly6/PLAUR domain-containing protein-like, whose product MGELLGLCVLAALLGTGGAISCYNCTSSEGYNCTTNQATCTSAVNSCITIARDEEQGDEDKEKTVYEKKCNSDDRLCNQFYGLTAGAYRLRWNSTCCRADSCNVPEITLQPSSGVPNGLRCRSCFARGSDVCVPTEVLNCTGLQTRCIQFAATAGAGFEGLRVAFMGCATRSLCDVGAVALFASQPQAVLKTNLCSAAGAARGGLPLLSLGGLLLWALRP is encoded by the exons ATGGGGGAGCTACTGGGCCTGTGCGTGCTGGCTGCGCTGCTGGGCACAG GGGGCGCCATCTCCTGCTATAACTGCACCAGCTCGGAGGGCTACAACTGCACCACGAACCAGGCCACCTGCACCAGCGCCGTCAACAGCTGCATCACCATCGCCCGCGACGAGGAGCAGG GGGACGAGGACAAGGAGAAGACGGTGTACGAGAAGAAATGCAACTCGGACGACCGGCTCTGTAACCAGTTCTACGGGCTGACGGCCGGCGCCTACCGTCTGCGCTGGAACTCGACTTGCTGCCGGGCGGACAGCTGCAACGTGCCCGAGATCACCC TGCAGCCCAGCTCCGGGGTGCCCAACGGGCTGCGCTGCCGGTCGTGCTTTGCCCGCGGCTCGGACGTCTGTGTGCCCACCGAGGTGCTGAACTGCACGGGCCTGCAGACCCGCTGCATCCAATTTGCCGCCACCGCCGGCGCAG ggttCGAGGGTCTCCGCGTGGCCTTCATGGGCTGTGCCACCCGCAGCCTGTGTGACGTGGGCGCCGTGGCCCTGTTCgcctcccagccccaggccgTGCTCAAGACCAACCTGTGCAGCGCGGCGGGGGCGGCCCGGGGGGGGCTGCCCCTCCTCAGCCTGGGGGGGCTGCTCCTCTGGGCGCTGCGCCCCTGA
- the LOC112060785 gene encoding phospholipase A2 inhibitor and Ly6/PLAUR domain-containing protein-like, producing MPAPRVLCLLAALLAAAEAQTTAKINGGKVEKASVPSPALSTPTDLLSGGLAGPIINTVYTGGRCPICFAPGRSSCSSKETLQCEGRASQCISISGQISEDDITIPFAAKGCATPHACELTKGEILDSGVFTYKITQTECYTPSGAQRMLGPFGLGSILPSLAGLLAVKFLS from the exons ATGCCCGCCCCACGCGTCCTCTGCCTGCTCGCCGCGCTCCTGGCTGCGGCTGAAGCCCAGACAACAGCAA AAATAAATGGTGGTAAAGTAGAGAAGGCATccgtccccagcccagccctgtcaaCCCCCACCGACCTGCTCTCTGGGGGTCTTGCAGGGCCGATCATCAACACCGTCTACACGGGAGGCCGGTGCCCGATCTGCTTTGCCCCGGGTCGGAGCAGCTGTTCCAGCAAGGAGACCCTGCAGTGCGAGGGCCGCGCCAGCCAGTGCATTTCCATCAGCGGGCAGATCTCGGAAG ATGACATCACGATACCCTTTGCAGCCAAAGGCTGTGCCACACCACACGCCTGCGAACTCACaaagggagagattctggattcagGAGTGTTCACCTACAAAATAACACAGACTGAGTGTTACACGCCCAGCGGCGCTCAGCGGATGCTGGGTCCCTTCGGCCTGGGCAGCATCTTGCCCAGTCTGGCTGGGCTCCTGGCGGTGAAATTCCTCTCTTAA